A genomic segment from Flavobacterium sp. 9R encodes:
- a CDS encoding GH3 auxin-responsive promoter family protein: MPLSIINSIASWFLKQRIHQIELFLKYPNEVQEELLMNLLRSAENTTVGKQYDYGSIKSYAQFVERVPISSYEDLEPLIERTRQGEQNVLWETPIKWFAKSSGTTNAKSKFIPVSNEALEDCHYKGSKDLLCLYLNNNEDSEMFLGKSLRLGGSSQIYENNNTFFGDLSAILIENMPIWAEFSSTPSNKVSLMSEWETKMSAIINETITENVTSFAGVPSWMLVLMNKVLEQTGKNHLMEVWPDLEVYFHGGVSFDPYREQYQKILPKNNFKYYEIYNASEGFFAIQDLNYSSDLLLMLDYGIFYEFIPMDTFGAPNQKVVRLSQVELFKNYAMVITTNGGLWRYLIGDTVRFTSLSPYRIRVTGRTKHHINVFGEELMVENTDQALAKACQETQSEIVDYTVAPIFMEGKQKGAHEWMIEFKTPPKDLTLFHKILDTTLQSLNSDYEAKRYNNMTLNPLVINVARENLFYDWLKQRNKVGGQNKIPRLSNQRDYLEQLKALQS, encoded by the coding sequence ATGCCATTATCTATCATCAACTCTATTGCTTCTTGGTTTTTAAAACAACGCATCCATCAAATTGAATTGTTTTTAAAATACCCTAATGAAGTTCAAGAAGAATTGTTAATGAATTTACTCCGCTCTGCAGAAAACACAACAGTCGGAAAACAATATGATTATGGCTCCATAAAATCGTATGCTCAATTTGTAGAACGCGTTCCTATTTCGAGTTATGAAGACCTAGAACCACTAATAGAACGAACACGTCAAGGAGAACAGAATGTACTTTGGGAAACTCCTATAAAATGGTTTGCAAAATCCAGCGGTACTACCAATGCTAAGAGTAAGTTTATCCCAGTAAGTAATGAAGCCTTAGAAGATTGCCACTACAAAGGCAGTAAAGATTTGCTTTGTTTGTACCTAAACAACAATGAAGATTCAGAAATGTTTTTAGGGAAAAGCCTTCGACTTGGAGGAAGCTCACAAATTTACGAGAACAACAATACCTTCTTTGGTGATTTATCCGCCATATTGATAGAAAATATGCCTATTTGGGCTGAATTTAGTAGCACTCCAAGTAACAAAGTTTCTTTGATGAGTGAATGGGAAACAAAAATGAGTGCCATCATTAACGAAACAATCACTGAGAATGTTACCAGTTTTGCTGGTGTCCCTTCTTGGATGTTAGTGTTAATGAACAAAGTTTTAGAACAAACTGGAAAAAATCACCTAATGGAAGTTTGGCCAGACCTTGAAGTATATTTTCACGGAGGCGTAAGTTTTGACCCTTACCGAGAACAATACCAAAAAATTTTACCGAAGAACAACTTCAAATATTACGAGATATACAATGCTTCTGAGGGATTTTTTGCCATTCAAGATTTGAATTATTCAAGTGATTTATTATTGATGCTCGATTACGGGATTTTTTATGAGTTTATCCCAATGGACACTTTTGGTGCACCGAATCAAAAAGTAGTGCGCTTATCGCAAGTAGAATTATTTAAAAATTATGCGATGGTTATCACTACTAACGGTGGTTTATGGCGCTATTTGATAGGCGATACCGTTCGATTCACCTCACTGAGCCCTTATCGAATCCGAGTTACGGGAAGAACAAAACATCATATCAATGTTTTTGGTGAAGAACTAATGGTCGAAAACACAGACCAAGCTTTGGCGAAAGCCTGCCAAGAGACACAATCTGAAATTGTAGATTATACTGTAGCCCCTATTTTTATGGAAGGCAAGCAAAAAGGGGCTCACGAATGGATGATTGAGTTTAAAACACCGCCAAAAGACCTAACCCTTTTTCATAAAATATTAGACACTACGCTACAATCCTTAAATTCTGATTACGAAGCCAAACGCTACAATAATATGACACTAAATCCTTTAGTCATCAATGTAGCAAGAGAAAATCTGTTTTATGATTGGCTTAAACAAAGAAATAAAGTGGGCGGGCAAAACAAAATCCCACGTCTTTCAAACCAAAGAGACTATTTGGAACAATTGAAAGCGCTACAATCTTAA
- the folK gene encoding 2-amino-4-hydroxy-6-hydroxymethyldihydropteridine diphosphokinase codes for MKSQHQVVLSLGSNQGQRLETIIQCIDVLHLEVGTVLKISPVYESPAWGFESTPFYNCALVLHTTASPSQVLSKILKIEKRLGRVRTATVGYAARSIDIDIIAYDELVVDTEKLKLPHPLLQDRNFVLLPFRDLQLDWIHAIFKKSVTELIAETTDKSRCQVVAAIPAPLSSIPLEKFNYIAFEGNIGAGKTTLTSKIAEDFNAKTVLERFADNPFLPKFYKDQNRYAFPLEMSFLADRYQQLSDDLAQFDLFKDFVVADYHIFKSLIFAKITLAEDEYRLYHTLFSIIYKEMPKPDLYIYLYQNTQRLLQNIKKRGRSYEQDIQEEYLEKINIGYLDYIKSQKDLNVLIIDVSDLDFVKNQSDYLFVLNEIKKKIHHTS; via the coding sequence ATGAAGTCACAGCATCAAGTCGTATTGTCGTTAGGTAGTAATCAGGGGCAAAGGTTAGAAACCATTATCCAATGTATTGATGTATTGCATCTTGAGGTAGGTACGGTTTTAAAAATCTCCCCAGTTTACGAATCTCCTGCTTGGGGTTTTGAAAGTACACCTTTTTACAACTGCGCCTTAGTTTTACATACTACCGCTTCTCCTTCCCAAGTTTTAAGCAAAATCCTTAAAATAGAAAAGCGTTTAGGTCGCGTTCGGACGGCTACAGTTGGCTATGCTGCTAGAAGTATCGATATTGACATCATTGCTTATGATGAATTGGTAGTGGATACCGAAAAGTTAAAATTGCCTCATCCATTACTACAAGACCGCAATTTTGTTTTATTGCCATTTCGTGACTTACAATTGGATTGGATACACGCAATTTTTAAAAAATCTGTCACCGAATTAATTGCCGAAACAACCGATAAAAGCAGATGCCAAGTCGTAGCTGCAATCCCTGCGCCATTGAGCAGCATTCCTCTTGAAAAATTCAATTACATCGCCTTTGAAGGTAATATTGGAGCAGGAAAAACAACCTTGACTAGCAAAATTGCCGAAGATTTTAATGCCAAAACAGTATTGGAACGTTTTGCGGACAATCCCTTTTTGCCAAAGTTTTACAAAGACCAAAACCGTTACGCTTTTCCTCTCGAAATGTCTTTTCTTGCCGACAGATATCAACAGCTGTCCGATGATTTGGCGCAATTCGACTTGTTCAAAGATTTTGTCGTAGCCGATTATCATATTTTCAAATCCCTAATTTTTGCCAAAATCACTTTGGCAGAAGACGAGTACCGTTTGTACCATACTCTTTTTTCTATCATTTATAAAGAAATGCCCAAGCCGGATTTGTACATTTATCTGTATCAAAACACCCAGCGTTTATTGCAAAACATAAAGAAAAGAGGTCGAAGTTACGAACAAGATATTCAGGAAGAATACCTAGAAAAAATCAACATTGGGTATCTCGATTATATCAAATCACAAAAAGATTTGAACGTGTTAATCATCGATGTTTCAGACCTTGACTTTGTCAAAAACCAGTCAGATTATCTTTTTGTTTTAAATGAAATCAAAAAGAAAATACATCACACTTCCTGA
- a CDS encoding DUF2797 domain-containing protein, with protein sequence MTYEGVLSKMPTEIGNPIQYYLVFESSFLNINQLLNKEISIQFLGYQCLNCGKKKKIFRQGFCYDCFYSSPAVGDWIMKPELSTAHLGIEDRDLAYEQKVQLQPHIVYLALSSEVKVGVTRKTQMPTRWIDQGAEEAIVIVEVPNRYLAGITEVALKNHFADKTNWRKMLTNTYDAVDLVQEKAKVQAWLPDEVREFYSLDKNEIIAMHYPVAAYPAKVNSLNLDKTPFYQGQLIGVKGQYLLFADGTVFNVRSYEGYVVKIEVQ encoded by the coding sequence ATGACTTACGAAGGTGTACTCTCCAAAATGCCAACCGAAATAGGCAATCCTATTCAATATTATTTAGTTTTTGAATCCAGTTTTTTAAATATCAATCAACTTTTGAATAAAGAAATAAGCATTCAATTTCTAGGATATCAATGTTTGAATTGCGGGAAAAAGAAAAAAATATTTCGTCAAGGATTTTGTTACGACTGTTTTTATTCAAGCCCCGCAGTGGGAGATTGGATTATGAAACCGGAGTTGAGTACCGCACATTTAGGCATAGAAGATAGAGATTTGGCCTACGAACAAAAAGTGCAATTACAACCACATATTGTTTATTTGGCTTTGTCGAGCGAGGTCAAAGTGGGAGTCACACGCAAAACTCAAATGCCCACGCGCTGGATTGACCAAGGCGCCGAAGAAGCGATAGTGATTGTTGAAGTTCCCAATCGATATTTAGCAGGAATTACAGAGGTCGCGCTAAAAAATCATTTTGCAGACAAAACCAATTGGCGAAAAATGTTGACCAATACTTATGACGCCGTAGATTTGGTTCAAGAAAAGGCAAAAGTACAGGCTTGGCTTCCAGATGAAGTTCGCGAATTTTATAGTTTAGATAAAAATGAAATTATTGCTATGCATTATCCAGTAGCAGCTTATCCTGCCAAAGTGAATAGCTTGAATTTAGATAAAACGCCTTTTTATCAAGGGCAACTCATTGGAGTGAAAGGCCAATATTTGTTGTTTGCCGACGGAACCGTTTTTAATGTTCGCAGTTACGAAGGCTATGTGGTAAAAATAGAAGTGCAATAA
- a CDS encoding DUF1573 domain-containing protein has translation MKKILTLLFVLSLGITTATAQETSKKAKKAKATVAKVEGAGMIFVNETIDYGTIARNSDGKREFVFTNNGNAPLIITNAQGSCGCTVPSSPKEPIMPGAKGVIGVKYATDRVGPFTKTVTITSNAAGQPTKTLTIKGNVLPDEVKS, from the coding sequence ATGAAAAAAATACTTACTCTACTTTTCGTTTTGAGCTTAGGAATAACTACAGCTACAGCACAAGAAACTTCAAAAAAAGCTAAAAAAGCAAAAGCAACTGTTGCGAAAGTTGAAGGAGCTGGAATGATATTCGTTAATGAAACTATTGATTACGGAACAATCGCTCGTAACTCTGACGGGAAACGTGAATTTGTTTTCACCAACAACGGAAATGCACCATTAATCATTACCAATGCTCAAGGATCTTGTGGTTGCACAGTACCAAGTAGCCCTAAAGAACCAATTATGCCAGGTGCAAAAGGTGTTATTGGTGTAAAATATGCTACAGATAGAGTTGGTCCTTTTACAAAAACAGTTACTATTACTTCAAATGCGGCTGGTCAACCAACAAAAACTTTGACTATAAAAGGAAACGTTTTACCTGACGAAGTAAAAAGCTAA
- the sppA gene encoding signal peptide peptidase SppA, giving the protein MRFLGNVLATVIGIFVFMMLSFFGIILIGVIFGGDSETVEVENNSVIELNLSDISDDYAGKYSDPWVTAFSERKKIGLTDVINAIEVAETDDAIKGISILNTDSSLGMAQSKELRDALNRFKKSGKFIYSYANSYSQKEYYLNSVATSIYINPIGELDFKGLSTEVMFFKDFQEKSGLKMEVIRHGKYKSAVEPFLENKMSDANKEQTMALLNGIWTNIVEDISKSRNIPVEKLNTIANGLLARTPEMAKSQNLIDYIAYEDVYHNAIKKVLKVDKDEDYNTVSIADYTQKTTTTSVNMDSNDAIAIVYAQGEIGSGEGDVNEIGEGSMRRSLQEARKDDDIKAIVLRINSPGGSALTSDLIWREIELTKRVKPVVVSMGNYAASGGYYIACNANTIFAEKNTITGSIGVFGTLPNFSVAANRYGINTEQVRTHENASNYSPFVPMDEKFKAITLEGVENIYATFIGHVAEGRKMTTAQVDAIGQGRVWTGSEAVKIGLVDKIGGLREALAEAAKLAKIKSYSTVNYPEYEKSFEDIFDNFPFAKSKTAFIKEEIGEENYRLLEEVKRIKQRKGIQAILPMELKID; this is encoded by the coding sequence ATGAGATTTTTAGGAAATGTTTTGGCTACCGTTATTGGTATTTTTGTTTTTATGATGCTTTCTTTCTTTGGAATTATCCTTATTGGAGTCATTTTTGGAGGCGATTCTGAAACTGTTGAAGTTGAAAACAATTCAGTTATAGAACTAAATTTATCTGATATTTCTGATGACTATGCTGGAAAATACTCAGACCCTTGGGTAACGGCTTTTTCTGAAAGAAAAAAAATTGGATTGACTGATGTTATCAATGCTATAGAAGTAGCAGAAACAGATGATGCCATTAAGGGAATTTCTATCCTAAATACAGATTCTAGTCTAGGAATGGCGCAAAGTAAAGAACTCCGTGACGCTTTGAACCGTTTTAAAAAATCTGGAAAATTTATTTATTCTTATGCTAATAGTTATTCTCAAAAAGAATATTATTTAAACTCTGTTGCCACTTCAATCTACATCAACCCAATTGGAGAATTAGATTTCAAAGGATTGTCGACTGAGGTGATGTTTTTTAAAGATTTTCAAGAAAAGTCTGGCTTAAAGATGGAAGTGATTCGTCACGGAAAATATAAAAGCGCTGTTGAACCTTTTCTAGAAAACAAAATGAGTGATGCAAATAAGGAACAAACTATGGCATTACTAAACGGAATTTGGACAAACATAGTAGAAGACATTTCGAAAAGTAGAAATATTCCAGTAGAAAAATTAAATACAATTGCAAACGGTCTTTTGGCTAGAACCCCAGAAATGGCCAAATCGCAAAATCTTATTGACTACATTGCTTATGAAGATGTCTACCATAACGCCATAAAAAAGGTGTTAAAAGTAGACAAAGACGAAGATTATAATACGGTCTCTATTGCCGATTACACCCAAAAAACAACTACTACTTCTGTGAATATGGATTCCAATGATGCTATTGCTATCGTATATGCACAAGGAGAAATTGGTAGCGGCGAAGGTGATGTTAACGAAATTGGAGAAGGCTCGATGAGAAGGTCACTTCAAGAAGCTAGAAAAGATGACGACATCAAAGCAATTGTTTTGCGTATTAACAGCCCTGGTGGAAGTGCCTTAACCTCTGACTTAATCTGGAGAGAAATAGAATTGACAAAAAGAGTAAAACCTGTTGTAGTGTCTATGGGTAATTATGCCGCTTCAGGTGGATATTACATTGCTTGTAACGCCAATACTATCTTTGCTGAAAAAAATACGATTACAGGCTCAATTGGCGTATTTGGAACGCTACCTAACTTCTCTGTTGCTGCGAACCGCTACGGCATCAATACTGAACAAGTTAGAACTCACGAAAACGCATCGAATTATAGTCCGTTTGTACCAATGGATGAAAAGTTTAAAGCTATAACGCTAGAAGGTGTTGAAAATATCTATGCGACCTTTATTGGCCACGTTGCAGAAGGCCGTAAAATGACTACTGCCCAAGTTGATGCTATTGGTCAAGGTCGTGTTTGGACAGGGTCTGAGGCAGTAAAAATTGGACTAGTAGATAAAATTGGCGGCTTGAGAGAAGCACTAGCCGAAGCAGCAAAGTTGGCCAAAATTAAATCGTATAGCACGGTGAACTACCCAGAATATGAGAAAAGTTTTGAAGATATTTTTGATAATTTCCCGTTTGCAAAATCAAAAACAGCTTTTATAAAAGAAGAAATTGGCGAAGAAAACTATCGTTTACTTGAAGAAGTTAAGCGTATAAAACAACGCAAAGGAATACAGGCTATACTTCCGATGGAATTAAAAATAGATTAA
- a CDS encoding T9SS type B sorting domain-containing protein, translated as MKRPILLPIFFVFCFFQFGFAHSEISPTEKKQKIAITKVATTKKAVANIAPTITATGNQSYCPLSNINIVTNISITDPDDTSTEAIYIQISSGYNLGQDVLFLSNASSHPTIKSSWNATEGKLTLNSPTGVPVSYTDFVNAIKDVQFFNSSATATGTRNFSISISQANYLPRNGHYYEYVPNIGITWTSAKAAAELRTYFGLKGYLATLTAADEAQLAGKQAPGAGWIGGSDSETEGVWKWVTGPEAGTIFWNGNANGSTPNYAFWNNNEPNQSGDEDYAHITAPGIGIAGSWNDLSNTGSTSGDYQPKGYIVEYGGMPGDPILQLSASTSITIPSILSTTPATKCDPGSLTLQATASIGTINWYNQSSGGNLVGSGTSFTTPIINATTTYYVGITSGGCTTNRTAVVATINLIPTITATNSPVSNCGPSVVTLTATPSSGTVNWYADATSTTTLGTGTTYVTPFLNASTTFYAEAVNSNCTNGTRVPVEVKIYPLPAVSDEEKIICQSNPVTLDAGLSGMSYLWSTGATTATIQVNDIGNFYVDITSPAPENCTSRKNFTVIRQIVPEIKVVTVKETTVTIEVTNTAPYFEYSLDNISYQSSNIFTNAPAGIQTAYVRDTNFCNSDQEQFIVITPPKFFTPNNDGYNDVWYVKDFEVYPKATISIFDQYGKLVSQLSATNVSWDGTLNKNPLPSTDYWYVLKLDDSGVEKRGHFSLKR; from the coding sequence ATGAAACGCCCCATACTACTACCTATATTTTTTGTCTTTTGCTTTTTTCAATTTGGTTTTGCCCATTCAGAAATTTCACCAACTGAAAAAAAACAAAAAATAGCTATAACAAAAGTAGCTACCACTAAAAAAGCTGTAGCTAATATTGCTCCAACAATTACCGCAACTGGCAATCAATCCTATTGCCCACTTTCCAACATTAATATTGTAACCAATATTAGTATCACCGATCCAGATGACACTAGCACTGAAGCTATTTATATTCAGATCTCCTCTGGCTATAATTTGGGGCAAGATGTTCTTTTTTTAAGTAATGCTTCTTCACATCCAACCATCAAAAGTAGTTGGAATGCCACCGAAGGAAAACTAACATTGAATAGTCCGACAGGAGTCCCTGTAAGTTATACCGATTTTGTTAACGCCATCAAAGATGTGCAATTTTTCAACTCATCTGCAACCGCAACGGGTACAAGAAATTTTTCCATAAGTATCAGTCAAGCCAATTATTTACCAAGAAATGGACATTATTATGAATATGTTCCTAACATTGGAATTACCTGGACAAGTGCTAAAGCCGCGGCTGAGCTTCGAACATATTTCGGACTAAAAGGCTACCTAGCAACACTGACCGCTGCTGACGAAGCACAATTAGCAGGAAAACAAGCCCCAGGAGCAGGATGGATTGGAGGAAGTGATTCCGAAACAGAAGGCGTATGGAAATGGGTAACTGGCCCGGAAGCTGGAACCATCTTCTGGAATGGAAACGCTAATGGAAGCACTCCTAATTATGCTTTTTGGAATAATAACGAACCAAACCAATCAGGTGATGAAGATTATGCACACATTACCGCACCAGGAATAGGAATAGCGGGTTCTTGGAATGATTTGTCCAACACAGGTTCCACTAGTGGTGATTATCAACCTAAAGGATATATTGTGGAATATGGTGGAATGCCGGGCGACCCTATTTTGCAACTCTCTGCCAGTACGTCAATTACCATCCCATCAATCCTAAGCACAACACCTGCTACAAAATGTGACCCTGGTAGTTTGACCTTACAGGCTACTGCTTCTATCGGCACCATCAATTGGTACAACCAAAGCTCAGGCGGAAATTTAGTTGGTAGTGGCACTAGTTTTACCACTCCGATTATAAACGCTACTACCACTTACTATGTAGGGATAACTTCTGGAGGATGTACTACTAATAGAACAGCTGTTGTTGCAACCATCAATTTAATTCCAACCATAACAGCTACCAATTCTCCCGTGAGCAATTGCGGACCATCTGTAGTAACATTAACAGCAACACCCTCTTCGGGAACAGTTAATTGGTATGCAGATGCTACGAGTACAACTACATTAGGAACAGGAACCACTTATGTTACTCCATTTTTGAATGCGAGCACTACCTTCTATGCCGAGGCCGTCAATTCGAATTGCACCAACGGAACTAGAGTTCCTGTAGAAGTGAAGATTTATCCTCTTCCTGCTGTTAGCGACGAAGAAAAAATCATTTGCCAATCGAATCCTGTAACGCTAGATGCCGGCTTGAGTGGTATGTCTTATTTGTGGTCGACAGGAGCAACTACGGCAACAATTCAGGTGAACGATATTGGCAATTTTTATGTTGATATTACTAGCCCAGCACCTGAGAATTGCACGAGCAGAAAAAACTTTACAGTGATTCGTCAAATTGTACCTGAAATAAAAGTAGTAACGGTAAAAGAAACCACCGTAACCATAGAAGTAACGAATACCGCACCTTATTTTGAATACTCTCTTGACAACATTAGTTATCAAAGTTCAAATATCTTTACGAATGCGCCTGCTGGAATTCAGACGGCTTATGTGAGAGATACCAACTTTTGCAACTCGGACCAAGAGCAATTCATCGTAATTACTCCACCTAAATTTTTTACCCCAAATAATGATGGTTATAATGACGTTTGGTATGTGAAAGATTTTGAGGTTTACCCGAAAGCGACCATTTCAATTTTTGACCAATACGGGAAATTAGTAAGCCAATTATCCGCAACCAATGTGTCTTGGGATGGCACTTTAAATAAAAACCCTTTGCCTTCAACCGATTATTGGTATGTATTGAAACTAGATGATTCTGGAGTTGAGAAAAGAGGTCATTTTTCTTTAAAAAGATAG
- a CDS encoding RNA methyltransferase: MRKLENSELERKSVEGFKQSKKTPLVLVLDDVRSLHNIGSVFRTADAFLVEKIILCGITATPPNKEIHKTALGATETVAWEHYENVLDAITALKKDNVITLAIEQVESSIFLQDFKVDVSKKYALVFGNEVHGVAQEAVALCDGCIEIPQLGTKHSLNISVSAGIVVWDLFKQYHY, translated from the coding sequence ATGAGAAAATTAGAGAATAGCGAACTCGAAAGAAAGTCGGTTGAAGGATTCAAACAATCTAAAAAAACACCTCTAGTTCTGGTTCTTGATGATGTGAGAAGTCTTCATAATATTGGATCTGTATTTAGAACTGCTGATGCTTTTTTGGTAGAAAAAATTATACTCTGTGGAATTACTGCGACACCTCCTAACAAAGAGATACATAAAACTGCTTTGGGCGCAACAGAAACAGTAGCTTGGGAACATTATGAAAATGTTTTGGATGCCATAACTGCTCTAAAAAAAGACAATGTTATTACTTTAGCGATTGAACAAGTTGAAAGCTCTATTTTTTTACAAGATTTCAAAGTTGATGTTTCAAAAAAATATGCATTAGTTTTTGGTAATGAAGTCCACGGGGTAGCACAAGAAGCGGTAGCCCTTTGTGATGGTTGTATCGAAATTCCTCAACTGGGCACCAAACATTCCTTGAATATATCGGTAAGTGCTGGTATCGTTGTTTGGGATTTATTCAAACAATATCACTATTGA